A single region of the Diadema setosum chromosome 14, eeDiaSeto1, whole genome shotgun sequence genome encodes:
- the LOC140237659 gene encoding speckle targeted PIP5K1A-regulated poly(A) polymerase-like produces the protein MEQEGGNDETISTRGKVFHCDLCDVKITSAKAVQDHLQGKKHQRLILIQTTRQKEAECSIFVGGLTKLVSELELTDYFTKYGGVAQVIVDKDKGKYAIVQFSEKETAERASEEEKQLMNGKKITVRPRENKPFAIKSKHHTSPGKGAQGKTAKETEMDVILEKLLESENVSCQLQTLMEETCLTPSDLQLRYLICDLLQEVFVEMFPKCRVYPYGSSVSSFGVTGCDLDLQIDLGRGEETFAYQFASLPGSSETSMETTAEDQSAAEQPGPSDDTRPEDLSGNAALEVLCRLLKECVPSCQHVRAIPSSRRPVIKFRHKESGLLCDLSMDNGLALRNTELLHFYSSLDPRVASLTFGIRLWARQRQLAGNQGPGPLLTNYALTLMVVHYLQNTQPPVLPTVHQLRAQTGPAEAVNIDGWDCSFVTDATKIGQSDNTEDAESLMKGFFSFYTKCDFTTSVLCPVSGKTVPLTQFLKDPGEGGPVDSPQEFKVSPVNIQDPLELSHNVAMNVNDKTGSRLREELRAANLTCISLRYRKQGADAQTGEIPKWGLLSLVEEVDTASKKKESSSGKSPAVAFPMKVNLLTDKFVKTRSDEGAMKRAWCREVENFLMQLLTDVLLIESGGAEKGCGDAGMAGESSSSPRSGSKRDYNHALGTTEAGEGVMEDSGLVNDLHDSEEEEPLRKRLKVDAPLDDKGQNDVSMSSAENTSFTSTEGLTSPPISDSLGEDADGSIFRRQVWCKSHHAVWVGRRRLRRKLQLEKAWGDAPVDEISRERHISAELAKGPSHPDMAIEFKLELRHRLALDSTAVIMTFHPVQNEAGIRDFAHFFDMFGSRMLTHLQL, from the exons ATGGAACAAGAAGGCGGAAATGATGAAACCATATCAACGAGAGGAAAAGTCTTCCACTGTGATCTCTGTGATGTCAAAATAACATCAG CCAAAGCTGTCCAAGATCATCTGCAGGGAAAGAAGCACCAGAGGCTCATCCTAATCCAGACCACCAGGCAGAAGGAGGCGGAATGCAGCATCTTTGTTGGAGGGCTCACCAAGCTGGTGTCCGAACTGGAGCTGACCGACTACTTCACAAAATACGGCGGCGTGGCTCAAGTGATTGTGGACAAGGATAAG GGGAAGTATGCCATTGTGCAGTTCAGCGAGAAAGAAACTGCAGAGAGGGCATCCGAGGAGGAGAAGCAACTCATGAATGGCAAGAAGATCACTGTGCGGCCGAGAGAAAACAAACCCTTCGCTATCAAGAGCAAACACCATACTTCCCCAGGGAAGGGGGCCCAGGGGAAGACGGCAAAGGAAACGGAGATGGATGTCATTCTGGAGAAGCTCTtggaatcagaaaat GTTTCATGTCAGTTGCAGACACTCATGGAGGAAACCTGTCTGACGCCCTCAGACCTCCAGCTTCGCTACCTCATTTGCGACCTCCTGCAGGAGGTCTTCGTCGAGATGTTCCCGAAGTGTCGGGTCTACCCCTATGGGTCGTCCGTGAGCAGTTTTGGGGTCACAGGTTGTGACCTCGACCTGCAGATTGACCTAGGACGGGGCGAGGAGACGTTTGCGTACCAGTTTGCTTCGCTACCAGGCTCCTCGGAGACAAGCATGGAGACAACTGCAGAG GATCAATCTGCAGCGGAACAACCAGGCCCCTCTGACGATACCCGCCCTGAGGATCTGTCTGGCAATGCTGCCCTCGAGGTGCTGTGTCGCCTCCTAAAGGAGTGTGTGCCGAGCTGCCAACATGTGCGAGCCATCCCCAGCAGCCGCCGCCCAGTCATCAAGTTCAGGCACAAGGAATCCGGGCTACTCTGTGACTTGTCCATGGACAACGG ACTCGCCCTGCGAAACACAGAGCTCCTCCACTTCTACTCTTCCCTGGATCCCAGGGTGGCTTCTCTCACTTTTGGCATCCGCCTCTGGGCCCGTCAGCGCCAGCTGGCCGGGAATCAGGGTCCAGGCCCTCTGCTGACCAACTACGCCTTGACCCTCATGGTTGTCCACTACCTGCAGAACACCCAGCCACCGGTCCTGCCCACCGTCCATCAGCTCAGAGCGCAGACAG GACCAGCAGAGGCTGTGAATATTGATGGATGGGATTGTTCGTTCGTAACTGATGCTACCAAGATTGGTCAGAGTGATAACACCGAAGATGCCG AATCCTTGATGAAAGGTTTCTTCAGCTTCTACACCAAGTGTGACTTCACCACCAGCGTCCTGTGCCCCGTCTCTGGCAAGACGGTTCCCCTGACACAGTTCCTGAAGGATCCTGGTGAGGGGGGTCCAGTGGACTCACCCCAGGAGTTCAAGGTGAGCCCAGTCAACATCCAGGATCCCCTGGAACTCAGCCACAATGTTGCCATGAACGTCAACGACAAGACGGGGTCCAGACTGCGGGAGGAGCTCCGTGCTGCAAACCTGACGTGCATCTCGCTGCGCTACCGGAAGCAGGGGGCAGACGCCCAGACCGGCGAGATCCCAAAGTGGGGCCTCTTAAGTCTGGTGGAGGAAGTGGACACTGcatcaaagaaaaaagagagttCCAGTGGAAAATCTCCTGCAGTTGCATTCccaatgaaggtgaacttacTGACCGACAAGTTTGTCAAAACGCGTTCAGACGAGGGGGCAATGAAACGGGCGTGGTGCCGGGAGGTCGAAAATTTCCTGATGCAGCTGCTAACCGATGTTCTCTTGATAGAGAGCGGAGGTGCAGAGAAGGGCTGTGGTGATGCGGGCATGGCAGGAGAAAGCAGCAGCAGCCCTCGCTCTGGTTCGAAGCGAGACTACAACCACGCCCTTGGAACTACTGAGGCTGGCGAGGGGGTCATGGAAGACAGCGGACTGGTCAACGACTTGCATGACAGTGAAGAGGAAGAGCCTTTGCGTAAGAGACTGAAGGTCGACGCTCCTCTTGATGACAAAGGCCAAAATGATGTCTCCATGTCATCTGCTGAAAACACCAGCTTCACATCCACAGAAGGATTGACATCTCCGCCCATCTCGGATTCCCTGGGTGAGGACGCCGATGGGAGTATCTTTAGGAGGCAGGTGTGGTGCAAGTCTCATCATGCCGTCTGGGTTGGGAGGAGAAGGCTGAGACGAAAGCTCCAGTTGGAGAAGGCGTGGGGAGATGCCCCCGTCGACGAGATCTCCCGGGAGCGGCACATCTCGGCGGAGCTAGCAAAAGGACCATCGCATCCGGACATGGCAATAGAGTTCAAGTTGGAACTGCGGCACAGATTAGCGCTGGACTCCACAGCGGTCATCATGACATTCCACCCCGTGCAGAATGAGGCTGGCATCAGGGACTTTGCTCatttctttgatatgtttggATCAAGGATGCTTACCCACTTACAGCTGTGA